The DNA sequence GAAGTTTCACTTCTTTGAGGTCCTTCCTTTTTGTGTGGATTGGTCTAGGTGATTTTTAAATTACATGCTTTATTCTGGTGGGGTCACGAGGTTGGTGGGGGTGGATGCTTCATGGATTTGTATCAGAAGTATGCTCGATGCACTTTCTAGCAACCTTAAAGGGAGTAGCAGCCTCGTCAAAATAGCTGCAATTTTATTACACCGCTTAATCCACAAGAATACTAAATAATTTGACTTTAGTTGAATTAGAGGGTTTCTCTTTTGCCCATGAGTTTAATTAGAGGTTGATTCAGTATTTTTGTcattacaattttttctttggagTTACAATTAGTTACTTCTTGTCTGTGGGAGTCTTATTGAAGATTGAGGCAGTCACGAGGAGAATCTTGTGGATCAAGTCTACTGAGCCAAACTCAAAAGTTCTTGTTTTCTCTAGCTGGAAGGATGTTCTTGATGTGCTGGAACATGCGTTCAAAGCTAACGGTATCTCTTATGCACGGATGAAAGGAGGGAGGTAATTAGGACAAGGAATGACATCTTCCCTTCTATATATGGACATTTACTCTCTTCATTTTTATTGAGTAATTATTTGTTATGGACTTGCACCAAAAGAAACCGAGTTTTGTCAGTCGCAGGAAAAACCACAGGTTACTTGTTTTATTAGGTTACTGATTAGACTCGATATGCACTGATGGAATCGAGATGCTGATACCATAATGATACTGGAAACAGGAAAGCGCACACGGCGGTCGGCCATTTCAGAGGACAAAACATGAGtgtaaaagtaaataaaaggGAGCATTGCGAAGATATTCAGGTGTTGCTGCTCTTAGTCCAGCATGGGGCCAATGGGCTCAATCTCTTAGAAGCAAGGCACGTGATTTTGGTGGAACCACTGCTTAACCCTGCTGCGGAGGCACAGGCAATCAGCCGAGTGCATCGGATTGGGCAAGAAAATAAGACGCTAGTTCACCGTTTCATAGTAAGTTCATCTGATGACTTCTTATGCAATCTTGTTTGGTGTGACAAAGTACTGCATATCTATCTTGCTGTGCTGATACCGTATCCCCCAtagtaaaaattgaaattgatccAGTTTGGAGTTGATTTTACACAAAACCAAATATTGTTAGTTGGAGAACTCAAATGAAACCGATATCGACTCAAAGAATGGGTAACCCTCAAATGAAGACAGATACCCTGGGTTGAACTACTTTTGTTCGAGTTAATTTATGACATATAACTCTAAATAGAACTCTCATGACTGAGGTGAAGTGTGAAGTATGTTGACCTTTCAGGGGATctgatgatttctttttctaattcgtGTCTGTGTTTGTGTGTTTAGGGTGGGGTTATAACCCAGAACGATAGGATACGACTCCAGAACTGCACATCTTTCTTCAAAACTTAGTCAGGCTTTTCTTTGTTCCTTTAGGTGAAAGATAGTGTTGAAGAGAGCATCTATAAGCTGAACAAAAGCAGGAACGGCAGTTCATTCATAAGCGGGAATACCAAAAACCAGGACCAGCCTGTCTTGACACTTAAAGATGTGGAATCCCTGTTTGCGGCATCGCCTGCCACCCCACTGCAGACTGATGAGAAGCCTATGGAAAGCCTAATGCATTTGCCACCTTCCATGGCCGCTGCTGTAGCAGCTGAGAGAAGACTCCAGGAACAGACAGCTATTTCGTGACGACAGATATTTCCAGCAACGACATTGACCATCACAATGCGCACTCCTGAAAATTCTCGGGTTTCATCACTGTTGGCAGTTAAAAAGCTGTTTGACAACCCGCTTCCCTTAATTTTGTAGGATATGTTACCTGTGCTCTTCATTCCATAAACCATACTCACACCTTGTACATACCCTAATTTGCTAGCTTTCAGATGCCATTTTAGTGTCTGATCCGTGTAATCTAGTTAGGAAATTCATTTGTTATCAGTGGACAACCGTGTCTAACTCATTCTTTTAGCAGTCTTGCTCGTGCAAGAATTCCTGAGTTTTAATTGGGCGAATCTTTTGCGTCAATTTTTGTTGTCTCTGAACTGCTGTCCAATTTTAAATAGAATAATTGATTTGACTTAAAGCGAGCAGCTCGGCGCTCTCTTAAGTTGCCGTGTGAGTTCTGCCTTCTCCacacaaaaggaaagaagcaaATTGCAAAGCGATTGCAGAAAGCCGCCCTTTAAAATCATGCAACGAATCTTGTATGGCTCTGGTGCGAGCGAAAGACAAAGAATCAGTAAAAAGACTGCAACCACCAAAAATGCTCATTCCACGTCGCGTTTACGTAAGTGATGAGAACGATATCGACAGTGACCTCTTCGGACCAGACCAAAACTTTGAATCGCGTGCCGTCTGCCACTGCTGCCAACTTTTCACTCATTAACTGCAGCGCCGACACGTGTACAACTGTGGAGGCCACAGTTTCAGGACACCTGAACTCTTATATAAGTCTAGGAATCGCCATACGCTTGCCTCTCTATCTCAGAAGATAGCACTGCATCGTCTCTACTCGAATCGAGAAGTCAAACATGGAGACCACTTTCTGGAATGCCCACGGGCGTGCCCTGGGTGGTTGTATCGTTTCCCACCAGAAAACCGATGTCCATGCTCGAAATCTGTCTGTTCCATCATCTGGGTCATTCCTGAAGCTCCATAAGAAGCAATGGAACGGGGCGGATATTGGGCTAGCGGCCCGGTGTGCAAGTTCGTCGCCAGGTCCTGGTCCCGTGGCGGAGCTGGTGGAAGAAAGGGAATGGAACGAGATGAGGAATTGGTCAGAGAAATGCAGGGTGCAAGGAGTGGCGGAGTTGTTGGAGTGTCTGGAGAGAGAGGCGATCATGGGAGatgacgaagggaaagagccgACGGATTACAGCAGGAGGGCTCGAATCTTTGACAAGAGCTCCGAGGTTTTCCAGGCTCTCAAGGAACGTGAGACACAGACAGCTTCTCACTAACTTTGGACACGTGGCTGGACGATGCTGACAGCTTTTGTTGATTGTAATTCAGCTCCTTTCCCTTTCAATAATTTCGAAAGGTTGGGTAAGAAAAAATACCTTTGCCTATAGAGAAAACCAATGATGCGGTTCGAAAGtgtgctttttatttttctttttcagaaagTGAACAAACTGTTTCTCGGCAGTTGCATGCTTCTAGTCGAAAAGTAAGTCTTTTTGCCTTTAGGGAGATGTACGCACTCCTGTTTTGGTATCCCAATTGATTTGGTATCCCACGGTCAGAAGAGAATCTCTGACAACGTTCCAGCATTTCAGTTGGTCACCAAGAACATTCACTGTGCTTTTCAAAAGGGGCAAGATGAACTTTGCTCAAGAATCTCATAGGCAAAACAGAAACTCAGAAATAGtactaaagaaaaaagagaaaaacagagaacCTCATATTTTAACAATAGCACAAACAAATAATAGCTCCATCCGATCTGATATAGGTAGCTCAACAGAGTTAACGAACACTAACTAGGACACGTTCCTATAAATCCAGTAACGATGAGCTGCTCAAACTCGCAGTTCACAAAATTAACTACCCTAAAAGATTAAATAGGCTAAACCTCTCTCTTCTAAGAATGCAGAGTGCAATGAACCAGTCATGCCATCAACGCCCTAACAGCTCCTAACCAAGTGATCTTAACAAAACTTCCAATGGTTATTGCAGTTAACACAAGTGACGTATGTCGTCATTGGTTCGTCCGCGCTCCTCGTCTGCATCTGGTAGTAAGTGCATTTTCTCTGGCCGCACCGGCCACACTTGAATTGATCAGTTGTGGCTTTTGGTCCAGCTCCTAGCTCACACTCGAACAAAGCTTTCTGCTTTATctgttgattttgaagttgcCTCTCGTCACTAGCCATTTCTTCCGTGGTCATGTTTAGAAGCCTCTCCGGATTGATATAACCAAGAAGAACTTTTCTCCTGAAATCCAGGTTGTTGGGATCCTTAATATTAAACATTATGGACCTGTACTTCACCTTATGGGCGCCGTTCATACGACCCCAACTTTGGAACATGGTTGACTCAACTGAAGCAGCGATGCTAGATGGGTCACAAGCATTCACTTCGTTAACGATGTCTTTGCTGGCTTCACCAGAAACTCTGGACAGAGCCTCAAATAGAAGTTCCCGGACTCTGTCCCTCATCGGGTCGTCGCATTTAGTCACAGAAGCAGACAGCAGCTCAGCAGGATTAGGTGACGATTTGTTCACGTCGCAATTTGGCTTCTGTTCCTTAGTCGCAGTTATTGTTTCAACCTTGTCACTTCCTTGCAGATTCCTATTACAGACCGCTTTCTCAGTGACACCAACATCCAACCTTGAGATCTTCTCAGAACCAGGAGTACCATTTCGCTCTGTTTTCCTTACCTTTGTCGCTTCAGACTTAGGAATCCCCTCAATCCGGAAAGAGGAGGATTTTTTAACCTTGTTTTCCCCGGCTTTTGCAGACTCATTATGATCCACACTGACATTCTTCTTGCATCCATTTGATTCTTCCATAACAATCTGCTTCCATAGCTGAATCAAGTCGGAAGCAAAAGCTTGTATCTTCTTCCTAGGATGTTTTGTAAGGCGTCTAAGACCTTTCCCAACCTTAGAATTTTCAACCATGTAAGCATACGAATGAGTGAGGCAAGTAAGCACAAAGGCAGAGGCACATGCAAATTATAGCAGACATTATGAACTCCGAATTATGATATGATGAAGGACTCTTGCCATTTGAGTATGAATATGCAGGTGATAAAACTTCAGTAGCTGGATCATGGAAGGCCTTGGAAACCTATTTTTGCTGAACAGAGTTGGCGAAAGCTTACTTCATTACAGTTAAGGCCTAATTTTTCGTTTAAGACATGCCAAATAGCTCTTCCAGTATAACTCATGTTATGAAAGATAGCTGTTTGCATGCTAGGGACTACTCGTTCTGTTCAGAGGGCTAAAACTCAATGGTCATAATTTTGCAGCTCAATGTGAAGTCACTATTGTAATCTTCATACTCGATTGATGCATGTAATAAAGTTCAAAGCTTTCGCTCTGAGACTTGTTATGCCAACCAAGATTCATGAACTACTTGGGTAGGTAAAAAATCCGCAATTACCCATTACTAAGCCTTCCTActatttcattgattttgaacaaTTAAACGAGAGATTTACAGCCTTCCCTTCATGTCACTGGGGGTAAGCTGCTATCTTGAATAGCCTATAGGGAAATGAGCAGGTGACAGTACTATGATATTGCAAAACCAAACGGTGGCTTATCcacctcaaatttttttcaaggAAACTCGAACTTGTTTAACCGGTTTCCtgggaaaaattagaattgaaaaGTCTCACTTGGTGGGATCTCCTCAAAATTAAATACCGAAACATATGTttacagaaaagaaaataaaatctttGGTTGACcgttttcacaaaaataaatgtgtgGTCTCAACAGCGCAGTTAGAAATCCTATCTGACGCCGCCCTTGACTATATTCCATTGCATTTACTCACATTAAATACGTCAAACAGCAAGCACAATCTAAAGCTCCACGGTACTCGTAAAGAGAAACTAATTTacggaaaagagagagacaattTCATTGATAACCACATTCTACATAAACAAACGCCGAAAGCAGAACAGCATACAGCATCGAGCCTCCTCATCTAATTGTTCAACAAACAAAGCACAATTGAAGAAAACTCACTCTTACAGCTCCTGCTCAGCTGATAACAGAACCACGACCATAACAGAGGGACAATGAAAAACAAGCACGCGAGCGAGCAGAATCAAATTGAGCCACGAGCCAAGTGAGAGAAGTAAAATTGGAAAAGGAGATGAAGAATAGGGATGCACCTGAGTGGAGACGAGGACTTGATAAGTGACAGGGAAGGACTTGAGGCGCTTCAAGGCGTCGATGCATTGCCGTTCCTCGTCGTCTCCTCCACCTTTCCCATTCACAGCCGTCGCGTCCGCAGCTTTGCTCGCCACTTGAAACACCTCCACCAACTCcgcctccatctctctctccctcccttccttCAAGCTTCAGCTTCAAGAACCTCAACACACAGCACATATCAATCACTCCACATCCAAAAACCACCTCAAAACGCAGAGACAAGAGacacaaagaaggaaaagatagaaaaaaaaaaaaaacatcctttTCCAAACAAAAAGGCCCAAAACACCATCTAATATTAAGCAAACAACATCAATTATCCCAGGAACAAAAAGATCAGCGAGAATAAGATGTTAAACGTAGCAAAGATTCCATCTATTTAGCCTCTGCATGCAACGACAAGCGACCTCCGCCGCTCGAAGAGGAGATAcgagccgggaacagaaacaacGAAAGcggaagagaaaaaggaacGGACAACGCCGTGAGAAGACAAAATGCGGACTTACAGATGAGAAGCTCGGACGAGACTCCGAGGTGAAGATGGCTGTCACAAGAGagtgcgaagaagaagaagaacaacaaaggaaggaaggaaggaaggagaaaagggCGTGAGCTGCTGGGACGCAGCGTATAAATAGGAGAGGAGGGTTGGGCGAATGTGAATCTGACGGTTAATAGGGAGGCCCACGTGGGAATATCCTGGATTTTCCTCTCATcgactttcctttttccttttctatttatttttgggttgcCCAACTACTTACTTGTTAAGTGTGTTTAGCAAgcttggacccaaaaaaaaaaaaagtgtgtttAGCAAGCCCTTaagatttattttttcttatatttcgaAATACGAgcatttctatttttattttattttttggtcggaaaatatttctatttcgaCACATGgagctttatttatttatttatttcgaaGTAAGAGTATTTCCATTTCGAAGCATGGAACATATTTCCTACTTTTCGATTTTCAAACATAatcttatatttatttatttatttcaatcgTTTAGATAGTGTTTGGAGAGCAGATAattaatgatgtttttttttttttaaggtaagtATATATTGATCATtcaaaaagctaggtacaaagGAGCCGGACACAAAAAAGTTAATTAATGATGTTTTAATAACAAGAAAAACGAAGATATTTTTGTTTCGAAAAGAATAAGGAggagggaaaaatccaaaaaagggcacgaa is a window from the Rhodamnia argentea isolate NSW1041297 chromosome 8, ASM2092103v1, whole genome shotgun sequence genome containing:
- the LOC115748228 gene encoding uncharacterized protein LOC115748228; the encoded protein is METTFWNAHGRALGGCIVSHQKTDVHARNLSVPSSGSFLKLHKKQWNGADIGLAARCASSSPGPGPVAELVEEREWNEMRNWSEKCRVQGVAELLECLEREAIMGDDEGKEPTDYSRRARIFDKSSEVFQALKERETQTASH
- the LOC115748111 gene encoding transcription elongation factor TFIIS-like, whose amino-acid sequence is MEAELVEVFQVASKAADATAVNGKGGGDDEERQCIDALKRLKSFPVTYQVLVSTQVGKGLRRLTKHPRKKIQAFASDLIQLWKQIVMEESNGCKKNVSVDHNESAKAGENKVKKSSSFRIEGIPKSEATKVRKTERNGTPGSEKISRLDVGVTEKAVCNRNLQGSDKVETITATKEQKPNCDVNKSSPNPAELLSASVTKCDDPMRDRVRELLFEALSRVSGEASKDIVNEVNACDPSSIAASVESTMFQSWGRMNGAHKVKYRSIMFNIKDPNNLDFRRKVLLGYINPERLLNMTTEEMASDERQLQNQQIKQKALFECELGAGPKATTDQFKCGRCGQRKCTYYQMQTRSADEPMTTYVTCVNCNNHWKFC